The following are encoded together in the Falsiruegeria litorea R37 genome:
- the urtE gene encoding urea ABC transporter ATP-binding subunit UrtE, giving the protein MLKLNDLTLHYGHSKILNGISMEAASGEVTCVMGTNGVGKTSLIKAISGAHPRSGGDVELDGEALGVLPAHKLAHKGIAYVPQGREIFPLLTVRENLETGFACLPKDQHFVPDEIFDLFPILKEFLHRRGGDLSGGQQQQLAIARALITKPRLLLLDEPTEGIQPNIIQQIGEVIKLLRDRGDMAIVLVEQYFEFAYDLADRFVVMRRGEVVMAGTKGDLSKDDVFRGVSV; this is encoded by the coding sequence ATGCTGAAACTGAACGATTTGACCCTGCACTATGGGCATTCGAAAATCCTCAACGGCATCTCGATGGAGGCCGCCTCGGGCGAGGTGACCTGTGTCATGGGCACCAATGGCGTCGGCAAGACCAGCCTGATCAAGGCGATTTCAGGTGCGCATCCGCGTTCGGGCGGGGATGTGGAGCTGGATGGCGAAGCCTTGGGCGTTCTTCCCGCGCACAAACTGGCGCATAAGGGCATTGCCTATGTCCCTCAGGGGCGTGAGATCTTTCCGCTGCTCACGGTGCGCGAAAACCTTGAGACTGGCTTTGCGTGCCTACCCAAGGATCAGCACTTTGTGCCGGATGAAATCTTTGACCTGTTTCCTATCCTAAAGGAATTCCTGCATCGGCGCGGAGGTGACCTGTCGGGGGGGCAACAACAACAGTTGGCCATTGCGCGGGCGCTGATAACCAAACCTCGGTTGCTTTTGTTGGACGAGCCGACCGAAGGTATCCAGCCCAACATCATCCAGCAGATTGGCGAAGTCATCAAATTGCTGCGCGATCGGGGAGACATGGCAATCGTGCTGGTCGAGCAATACTTCGAGTTTGCCTATGATCTTGCTGATCGATTTGTGGTCATGCGAAGAGGTGAAGTCGTGATGGCCGGAACAAAGGGCGACCTTTCAAAAGACGATGTTTTTAGGGGGGTCTCTGTATGA
- the urtD gene encoding urea ABC transporter ATP-binding protein UrtD, with translation MSTLLEVSGVSVTFDGFRAINNLSFQIGEAELRAVIGPNGAGKTTFMDIVTGKTKPDEGRVIWGEKSVSLLKMNEAKIAQAGIGRKFQKPTVFEDQTVQENLLMALKKPRGWLPVLSYRVKPEDLDRVAEVAREIGLIDELARKSGELSHGQKQWLEIGMLLAQEPRLLLVDEPAAGMTPQEREHTTDLLLEAAKTRAVVVVEHDMEFVRRLNCKVTVLHEGSVLAEGSLDHVTSNQEVIDVYLGR, from the coding sequence ATGAGCACACTTCTTGAGGTTTCCGGTGTGTCCGTCACCTTTGACGGCTTCCGCGCCATCAACAACCTGTCGTTCCAGATCGGCGAGGCCGAGTTGCGCGCCGTGATCGGACCGAACGGGGCGGGCAAGACAACGTTCATGGATATCGTTACAGGCAAGACCAAACCTGACGAGGGCAGGGTGATCTGGGGGGAGAAATCTGTGTCTCTGCTCAAGATGAACGAGGCCAAGATCGCGCAAGCGGGCATTGGGCGAAAGTTCCAGAAACCAACGGTGTTCGAAGATCAGACGGTGCAGGAAAACCTGCTGATGGCGTTGAAGAAACCGCGCGGTTGGCTGCCGGTTCTATCCTATCGGGTCAAGCCCGAGGATCTGGACAGAGTTGCTGAAGTGGCGCGCGAAATTGGGCTGATCGACGAGCTGGCACGAAAATCCGGCGAGCTGAGCCATGGCCAGAAGCAGTGGCTCGAGATCGGAATGCTGCTTGCGCAGGAGCCGCGGCTGCTGCTTGTGGATGAACCAGCGGCGGGGATGACACCACAGGAGCGCGAACACACAACCGACCTTCTGTTGGAGGCGGCCAAGACGCGCGCGGTGGTGGTTGTTGAGCACGACATGGAGTTTGTCCGTCGCTTGAACTGCAAGGTCACCGTACTTCACGAAGGCTCGGTTCTGGCCGAAGGGAGCCTCGACCATGTCACCTCGAACCAAGAGGTTATCGATGTCTATCTGGGGCGCTGA
- the urtC gene encoding urea ABC transporter permease subunit UrtC has product MQRSFIAKNPSVLIFLACLALFTLIVTVLSEGLGLGMISTSFIKTLGKTLCLCLIAVAMDLIWGFTGILSLGHFAFFGLGGYMIGMWLMYERTRLIVVESLSQAETPPTSSEVVDAIGNQIFGVVGSSEFPLIWALADSLFLQLLLVVLVPGLLALVFGWLAFRSRVTGVYLSILTQAMTLALALYLFQNDSGLRGNNGLSGLQNLPGVEASQDVVSLWFLWASALALGLGYLLAAWVVSGKFGSVIRGIRDNEARVRFLGYSVETYKLMIFTLTACIAAIAGALYYPQAGIINPAEIAPIASIYLAVWVAIGGRGRLYGAVIGAAFVSLLSTWFTGGQAPDIPLGFYTIKWVDWWLVLLGLSFVAVTLFAPKGMGGLVDLWTQARAPNRHGADLGPDDSALREQEASK; this is encoded by the coding sequence ATGCAACGTTCCTTTATTGCCAAGAACCCGTCTGTTCTGATCTTCCTTGCCTGCCTGGCGCTGTTCACGCTGATCGTCACTGTGCTGTCAGAGGGCCTTGGTCTTGGCATGATCTCGACCAGTTTCATCAAGACGCTCGGCAAGACCCTGTGCCTCTGCCTGATCGCAGTGGCGATGGATCTGATCTGGGGCTTCACCGGCATCCTCTCGCTCGGCCACTTCGCCTTCTTCGGATTGGGCGGCTACATGATCGGCATGTGGCTGATGTACGAACGCACCCGGCTGATCGTGGTCGAGTCGCTGTCGCAGGCCGAAACTCCCCCCACCAGCTCCGAGGTTGTGGATGCCATTGGCAATCAGATCTTTGGCGTCGTCGGGTCGAGTGAGTTCCCGTTGATCTGGGCCTTGGCGGACAGTCTGTTCCTGCAACTGCTGCTGGTGGTTCTGGTGCCGGGGCTGCTCGCACTTGTCTTTGGCTGGCTGGCGTTTCGCAGCCGCGTCACGGGCGTGTATCTGTCGATCCTGACACAGGCCATGACCCTGGCCCTAGCGCTCTACCTCTTCCAGAACGACAGCGGTCTGCGCGGCAACAACGGCCTTTCGGGATTGCAAAACCTGCCCGGGGTCGAGGCGTCGCAGGACGTCGTGTCGCTCTGGTTTCTCTGGGCGTCCGCCCTGGCGCTTGGCCTTGGCTATCTGCTCGCCGCCTGGGTGGTGTCGGGCAAGTTCGGCTCGGTCATTCGTGGCATTCGCGACAACGAGGCGCGGGTGCGCTTTCTTGGCTATTCGGTTGAGACCTACAAGCTGATGATCTTTACGCTGACGGCTTGCATCGCCGCCATCGCCGGGGCGCTCTATTACCCCCAGGCAGGCATCATCAACCCGGCCGAGATTGCGCCAATTGCGTCAATCTACCTGGCGGTCTGGGTCGCCATCGGTGGACGTGGTCGGCTGTATGGCGCAGTGATCGGTGCGGCGTTTGTGAGCCTTTTGAGCACATGGTTCACGGGCGGCCAGGCGCCGGACATTCCGCTGGGCTTTTACACGATCAAATGGGTCGACTGGTGGCTGGTGCTGCTGGGTCTGTCCTTTGTCGCTGTCACGCTTTTTGCGCCAAAAGGCATGGGCGGGTTGGTCGACCTTTGGACCCAAGCACGCGCGCCCAACCGCCATGGCGCAGACCTGGGACCCGATGATAGCGCCCTGCGCGAACAGGAGGCCAGCAAATGA